Proteins encoded in a region of the Mycolicibacterium chitae genome:
- a CDS encoding 3-hydroxyacyl-CoA dehydrogenase — MEIKDSVAVVTGGASGLGLATTKRLLDRGASVVVIDLKGEEAVKELGARARFVEANVTDPESVSAALDAAEEMGPLRINVNCAGIGTAIKTLGKDGAFPLDAFTTVVQVNLIGTFNVLRLAAERIAKTEAINGEKGVIINTASVAAFEGQIGQAAYSASKGGVVGMTLPIARDLSRELIRVCTIAPGLFKTPLLGSLPEEAQKSLGQQVPHPARLGDPDEYGALAVHIVENPMLNGEVIRLDGAIRMAPR; from the coding sequence GTGGAGATCAAGGATTCGGTGGCAGTGGTGACCGGTGGCGCGTCGGGCCTGGGCCTGGCGACCACCAAGCGGCTGCTCGACCGCGGCGCGTCAGTCGTGGTGATCGACCTCAAGGGCGAGGAGGCCGTCAAGGAGTTGGGCGCGCGTGCCCGCTTCGTCGAGGCCAATGTCACCGATCCGGAATCGGTGTCCGCCGCGCTGGACGCCGCCGAGGAGATGGGCCCGCTGCGCATCAACGTCAACTGCGCCGGCATCGGTACCGCCATCAAGACCCTGGGCAAGGACGGCGCCTTCCCGCTGGACGCGTTCACCACCGTCGTCCAGGTCAACCTGATCGGTACCTTCAACGTGCTGCGCCTGGCGGCCGAGCGGATCGCCAAGACCGAAGCCATCAACGGTGAAAAGGGCGTCATTATCAACACCGCGTCGGTGGCCGCCTTCGAGGGCCAGATCGGTCAGGCCGCGTACTCGGCCTCCAAGGGTGGCGTGGTCGGGATGACCCTGCCGATCGCCCGCGATCTCTCCCGCGAGCTGATCCGCGTCTGCACCATCGCGCCGGGTCTGTTCAAGACCCCGCTGCTGGGCTCGCTGCCCGAGGAGGCGCAGAAGTCGCTGGGGCAGCAGGTGCCGCACCCGGCCCGCCTCGGGGACCCGGACGAGTACGGCGCGCTGGCGGTCCATATTGTGGAGAACCCGATGCTCAACGGCGAGGTGATCCGCCTCGACGGGGCGATCCGTATGGCGCCTCGCTGA